One region of Bacillus zhangzhouensis genomic DNA includes:
- a CDS encoding ABC transporter substrate-binding protein: MKKWFALLILCIMAITAAACGGAENKPTSNTTKSKSAEATETNINYLNQTYKLKTPVKRIVIAGSLESMEDAKLLGIQPIGASTVGGTFPELFKDITVKTEGIGEKTEPNLEKILKLKPDVILGSTKFPPATIKKLDKVQTTIPVSHVSSDWKSNLLLLGTLTGKSVEAKNIISDYQKDLKQAKETLKDKSSNKTAVILRIRQGDLYVYPEDVYFNSTLYGDLGFTVPSDIKKAKAQALISLERLGELNPDYIFVQFSKEENSSNPNALKDLEKNKIWTSLKAVKNGHINENVVDPILQGGTALSKTIFLDKAVKWLEKNN, from the coding sequence ATGAAAAAATGGTTCGCATTGCTTATCCTTTGTATCATGGCAATCACCGCAGCCGCCTGTGGTGGTGCAGAAAATAAACCTACTTCAAATACAACCAAAAGCAAGTCAGCTGAAGCAACAGAAACAAACATCAATTACTTAAATCAAACGTACAAACTCAAAACACCAGTGAAACGAATCGTCATTGCTGGAAGCCTAGAATCAATGGAAGATGCAAAATTACTTGGCATCCAACCTATTGGTGCTTCAACTGTAGGCGGCACATTCCCTGAATTATTTAAAGACATCACAGTAAAAACAGAAGGTATCGGTGAAAAAACAGAACCGAACCTAGAGAAAATCTTAAAACTAAAACCAGATGTGATACTTGGATCAACAAAGTTCCCGCCTGCAACAATAAAAAAACTAGATAAAGTCCAAACGACGATCCCAGTATCCCACGTCTCTTCTGACTGGAAAAGCAATCTTTTATTGCTCGGTACACTTACTGGAAAAAGTGTAGAAGCGAAAAACATCATTTCTGATTATCAGAAAGATCTCAAACAAGCAAAAGAAACCCTAAAAGACAAAAGCAGCAACAAAACAGCTGTCATTTTACGCATTAGACAGGGTGACTTGTACGTGTATCCTGAAGACGTATACTTCAACTCTACCTTATATGGGGACTTAGGATTTACAGTACCAAGTGATATCAAAAAAGCTAAAGCACAAGCATTGATTTCCTTGGAGCGCTTAGGCGAACTCAATCCTGACTATATTTTTGTTCAGTTCTCTAAAGAGGAAAACTCATCGAATCCAAACGCATTAAAGGACTTAGAGAAAAATAAAATTTGGACAAGCCTAAAAGCTGTGAAAAATGGGCACATCAATGAAAATGTCGTTGATCCTATTCTTCAAGGAGGAACAGCACTAAGCAAAACAATCTTCCTTGATAAGGCTGTCAAATGGTTAGAGAAAAACAACTAA
- a CDS encoding alpha/beta hydrolase-fold protein, producing the protein MNGTFLYDEFNGRQLDIYLPQDTSIDVPAVFVQDGSSLFRTHLLEIERMIETKTISPIIIVGIHPFNRLDEYTPWKASSLRSGFPDFKGEAQTYVSFLANDLLPYIKREYPVQESIHEYSHIGASLGGLFAIYTLFMHPDLFKNIASISGSFWYQDFLPFAKQQSIQCVDHFIYLSVGSEEGKGKTSAQQHMTLFNKQLHDLLLQKGIQEWQLQYHVEQGEGHHLKQFQKNFLSALKWFYKRECSFFYQHGTKPI; encoded by the coding sequence ATGAACGGAACGTTTCTATATGACGAGTTTAACGGGCGTCAGCTTGATATTTACCTTCCGCAGGACACCTCTATTGATGTTCCAGCTGTCTTTGTACAAGATGGCTCTTCTTTGTTTAGAACACACCTGCTAGAGATTGAAAGAATGATTGAAACCAAAACTATCTCGCCAATCATCATCGTCGGCATACACCCCTTCAATCGACTTGACGAATATACACCATGGAAGGCATCATCACTGCGATCTGGGTTTCCTGATTTTAAAGGCGAGGCACAGACGTATGTGTCATTTTTAGCGAATGACTTGCTCCCATATATCAAAAGAGAATATCCAGTTCAAGAGTCCATTCATGAATATAGCCACATAGGTGCTTCATTAGGTGGACTATTTGCTATTTATACCTTATTCATGCACCCTGACCTTTTTAAAAACATCGCATCTATCTCCGGGTCATTTTGGTATCAAGATTTTCTACCGTTTGCTAAACAACAAAGCATTCAGTGTGTGGATCACTTTATTTATTTGTCTGTAGGCAGTGAAGAAGGGAAAGGCAAAACATCTGCTCAACAGCACATGACTTTATTCAACAAACAACTGCATGACCTTTTATTACAGAAAGGGATACAGGAATGGCAGCTGCAATATCACGTCGAACAAGGGGAGGGCCATCATCTGAAACAATTTCAAAAGAATTTCTTATCGGCCCTAAAGTGGTTTTATAAAAGAGAATGCTCATTTTTTTATCAGCATGGCACAAAGCCGATATGA
- a CDS encoding MFS transporter: MEQQLEKSTLHPRSKGQTILLIAGILLIAFNLRPAITSVGPVIGAIRSDLQLSNGLAGFLTTLPLLSFALLSPIAPKIGKRLGNERTLWLGLAVLLFGIVIRSFGTITFLMIGTALVGVGIAMCNVLLPGLVKHKFPAHAGLMTSVYTTSMSVFAALASGVSVPLSHTMPGGWNTSFLVWAGLALLAMMVWAPQLLHQNTAAVKSISLTEQPIWRSRVAWQVTFFMGLQSFLFYSSIAWFPDILTSHGMNLSTAGWMLSIMQFAGLPSTFLTPVFAEKLKTQRPLVAGLVLVYLLGMIGLLLGGSTPILVISVLLIGIGQGASISLALTFIGLRTRHMEQAAALSGMAQSLGYLLAAVGPFMIGILFDFTHTWTPSIIIFIIILFFMFLSGMRAGRSVYISNPS; the protein is encoded by the coding sequence ATGGAACAACAACTAGAAAAATCAACATTACATCCTCGCAGTAAAGGACAAACCATCCTGCTGATTGCTGGGATTTTGCTCATTGCATTTAATCTGCGGCCTGCCATTACGTCCGTTGGCCCTGTTATCGGCGCGATTCGCTCCGATTTACAGCTTTCAAATGGACTGGCGGGTTTTCTCACGACGTTACCGCTGCTTTCATTCGCATTGCTTTCTCCCATTGCACCTAAAATCGGAAAACGACTTGGCAATGAACGAACCCTCTGGCTTGGACTTGCTGTCCTTCTCTTTGGGATTGTGATTCGCTCGTTTGGCACTATCACCTTCTTAATGATTGGAACGGCGCTAGTCGGCGTTGGAATTGCGATGTGTAATGTGCTCTTACCGGGGCTTGTGAAGCATAAATTTCCTGCACATGCAGGTTTGATGACAAGTGTATATACAACTTCAATGTCCGTCTTTGCTGCACTTGCATCAGGTGTCAGTGTTCCGCTCAGTCATACGATGCCTGGCGGCTGGAATACATCATTCCTTGTATGGGCTGGACTTGCCCTTCTTGCCATGATGGTTTGGGCCCCGCAGCTGCTCCATCAGAACACAGCGGCGGTCAAAAGCATTTCGCTCACAGAGCAGCCCATCTGGCGTTCACGTGTCGCATGGCAAGTGACCTTTTTTATGGGCTTGCAATCATTCCTTTTCTATAGCAGCATCGCATGGTTTCCTGATATTTTAACATCACATGGAATGAACCTGTCGACAGCCGGATGGATGCTTTCTATTATGCAGTTCGCTGGTCTGCCATCCACCTTCTTAACGCCCGTTTTTGCAGAAAAATTAAAAACGCAAAGACCGCTTGTCGCCGGCCTTGTCCTTGTGTATTTACTCGGCATGATTGGACTTCTTCTCGGAGGATCGACGCCTATCCTTGTCATCTCTGTTCTATTGATTGGCATTGGACAAGGGGCCAGTATCAGTCTGGCGCTCACCTTCATTGGATTGCGGACAAGACATATGGAACAAGCAGCAGCCCTCTCTGGAATGGCGCAGTCTCTTGGTTATTTATTAGCCGCTGTTGGTCCATTTATGATCGGTATCCTTTTCGATTTCACACATACATGGACACCATCGATTATCATCTTTATCATCATCCTATTTTT